The region GAGAGCAAACAAATGCTTAAAAAAGCAATGGAACGATTAAGTCTTAGTGCAAGAGCCTATGATCGCATACTCAAAGTTTCTAGAACCATAGCCGACTTAGAAGGAGTAGAACAGGTAAATGGAACTCATATTGCTGAAGCTATTCAATACAGAAGCCTAGATCGCGATGGTTGGCTAGGTTAGCAAATCATCAGTAAATAGATGCTTTTATAGAAGATTATCAAATTTTAATTCGATTACTCTATCAGTTTATGTATATTAACTAACTTTGTAGCCTTTTCTATAATTTTAAAGCTTTAATTCATGTCTTTAACAGTACTTCCACTAATTGATCTCCGAGAGTCTTTTGACAATGACAAAGACATCCTCGGCTCTATTTTAGATATTTTTATGGTAGAAGTACCTGAAGATTGTCTTTTGCTCCGACAAAGTATAGAGAGTGGGGATTATACAACTGCAGGAATGCAAGCCCATAAAGTAAAATCTAGTTATAGAACTTTAGGGATTACTGAAATGGCAATTATTTTACAAGAAATAGAAGATCGTGCAAAAAATAAAAATAATATGCAGGATATTCCAAATCTACTCGCTCAATTTAATGAAAATTATGAGCAAATTAATGCGCAAGTTTTATACACTAAAGAACATCTCTAAATATTCTTAAAGTTATCCTATTTATTTTCTAAATAGGACAAGTGAGTTTTATCTTTATTTAATAAATATTAATTTAAAATAAAGATGTCTAAAATTACTTTCTTTTCAATTTGTCTCTGTTGTTTCTTTATAGGTTATGGCCAGCAAACACAGTACAATATAGGTTTTGAACCTACCGATAATGACGGGACTATTAACTATTGGTCCACATTTGAAAGCCCTAATCCAACTGCACGAATCATCGACAATCCTGATACTGATAACGGGACCGTTCCGGTTACCAAAGTATTAGAATTAGTAGTCAATCAAAACTCTGCTTGCTATGCTGGTGCTATCAATGTACATGGAGCTTTAGGAACTTGGCAACTGGACCCTAATGTAGCTTCTAACCTGACCTTATCCGTATCTATAAATAGTAGTATTCCTATTGGGAGAGTAGGCGTAAAAATGGTAAATGCGACTAATGGAACCCTATTTGAAATTTCTGATGCACAAGGTAATTACGTAGGTGCTAATCAATGGCAAACATTAACTTGGAACATTACAGCAGGGGCTAATAGTGGAGATAATATTAACGTAGATCAGATTGTGTTTTTTGCAGACTGGAGATGTGGCGGAGCCACACGACCATCAGATGTAACCTTATTGGTCGATAACATTTCATGGGGAGCTAACAGATTATCAAGTCCACCAGCACCATCCTGTACCAATGGAGTGCAAGATGGAAATGAAACTGGCGTAGATTGTGGTGGTTCTTGTCCTAATTCTTGTATTCCGGACCCAACCTCCTCAGCACCTCAGTTTTCTTCTACAGGAACCGATCTATATGTGTACAGTGATATCGTAGGACCTAGTGTGACTAATTTTATTTTCAATTCGTTTGGTGGTGCTGGTACCTATAATGAAATTGATTTAGAGTCCAATGGAAATATGTCTGGAAAATTATTTGAATTGGATTTCTTTGGATCGCAATGGGATCCAGTAGATGCCAGTGCATACACCTATGTTCATCTGGATTATTACGCTTTAGCAGCTACCACCAATTTTGAATTCTTTTTAATTGATGATTCGTTATCGGCATCCGTTTGTTGCGGTAATCCTGCAGAGCCTAAGTATTCCTTTGGGCCTAATGGTGATGAGCCGTTAGTCAATGGGCAGTGGAAGAGCGCCTTTATTCCTTTATCTCACTTTTCTAATTTCAATGGCGGTTGGGATGGAACCGATCTAAAACAAACTAAATTCACTGGTAATGGAACGGTTTATTTTGACAATATCTACTTCAGCACTTTCAATACTCTAAGCCTTGCGCAATTAGCTCCAAACAGCTTTAAAGCATATCCTAATCCTACTAGCGATTCTTGGGAATTAAATGGAGGAGACACACTTATTACTAAGGTAGAAATTTATGATGTTCTAGGTAAACAAATGCAGACTATAGATGCTCACTCTTCTACGGTTACGATTACTAGTGCTGGTTTAAAAGCTGGAGTTTACTTTGCAAAAGTTTCTACAAAACAAGGAAGCAGTACCTTGCGATTAGTAAAGAAATAAAGCTGCCCTAAAAAGCAAATTACTAAGCGCTTTATCAAGGCCCTCAATAACAGATACCACTCCGTTATTGAGGGCTTTTTTAATTAAAACAAAGCTGCTCTTATTTGAAGGATTTAGTCGTCGATAAAATCTTTGTATTCTCTGAAGAATGATTCTAGGCGATCCATATAGGTATAAAAAAACTCGTAAACTTCAGGCCAGTCGGTTTGCTTCTGTATTTTGACGCCTTCGTACATCACAAATACTCTCGAAATGGTCTTACCAGATTCCAATATATAATTCTCTTCAAAAATAAGTTCCTCACTCACCTCTTCCTTCATTATATTTTTAAGGCTTATTAGTTTTTCATAATAATAAGCTCTAAAAATAGTGTCATCATGAGTGATATCTATAGACACCAATGCCCGCCTATCTTCAAATGAAAATTTAAGGTTAATATCCTTCAGTTTTGTATCGTACAACAACCATTTGCGATCATATCGCTTTCCAAACATGGTCCAGAACTGTTGTCTTACATTTTTTGCTTCTTCTTTAGAGTACATGGGCCAAAAGTAAGAGGAAATTGCACCTAAAAATTAAAAACTCCGCAGAAAATACTACAGAGTTTTTATAATTCAAATCAAATACCACCAACTAAGCAAGGCTTTTTTTTATTCTTTAATGCCTTAATCTTTTGTAACTCTATTCTTTACATATTTCTCCAACCACATATCTTGTTCCCATAAGACGTGTAGAATAGATTCTTTTGCACGATAACCGTGACTTTCCTTAGGTAACATTACCAGTCTTGCCGTTGCTCCTAATCCTTTTAAGGCATTGAAATAACGCTCGCTTTGTAATGGATAAGTTCCTGAATTATTATCTGCTTGACCGTGTATAAGAAGTAAAGGTTCATCTACCTTTTCTGCATTCATGAATGGAGACATGCTGTTATAAACCTCTGGAGCATCCCAATAACTGCGTTCTTCACTTTGAAAACCAAATGGTGTTAAGGTTCTATTGTAAGCGCCTGATCTCGCAATACCGGCTGCAAAAAGGTCTGAATGTGCCAGTAAATTTGCAGTCATAAAAGCGCCATAGCTATGACCTCCTACTGCTACTCTATTTCTATCTATATATCCTAATTCATCCACAGCGTCAATCGCTGCTTTTCCGTTTGCTACCAGCTGTTTTATAAAAGTATCGTTAGGCTGTTCATCTCCTTCTCCAACAATAGGAAATGCGGCATCATCTAAGACTACATAACCTTTCATCACCCAGTACACAAAACTTCCATAACTAGGATAAATAAACTCATTAGGGTTTTGGGTGTTTTGTGCAGCACTGGCTTTGTCCTTAAATTCTCGAGGATAAGCCCAAAGAAGCATAGGTAACTTTTCCTTTTTACTTTTATCGTAATTAGGAGGTAAATACATAGTAGCGCTCAACTCCAAACCATCATCTCTTTTGTAGGTAATCAATTCTTTATGAACATTTTGCAACCCCTCAAATGGGTTTTCAAAAAACGTTATTTGTTTTAAATCATTTTTGCGATCTATATCCCTGATGTAATAATTAGGATAAGTAGTAGGCGATTCTATACGAACTAAAATCTCTCCTTTATCCATGTCTATAGCCTCCATCAAGTTCTCCTTTTTATCTGTATAAGAAGATTCATAAAGCCTTTTTGTTTTCTTTGACTTCAAATCCATTTGATCTATAAATGGAAACTGTCCCCTATCAGAATATCCCTGCCCAATAAGAAAGGCTTTATTCCCGTGTAACTTTAAAACATTTTGATCCCATTTATTTTTTGTGGTTACAAAGTTGCCCGGGTCAGAATACACATCTTGATAGTTGCGATCACTTATAATCACTGGCTGTTCATTAGCGTCACTCGGGTCAAAAACATAGGTGCGCTGGTTACGGGTGTTCCACCAGTAATCATAAGCTATGGCTGTATCTTCATCCCCATAAGTCACACCGCCAAAACGGTCTATAGTCTTCAACAACTCTGTAGCAGTTCCTTTTTTAAACGGTGCTTCCCAAGAATAGAGTGCATCGCGATAAGCTACTTCATTTGCAGGATCTCCACCATCTAGTGCCATAACATAGTGCAAGCTATGTGGTCGGTCAGATCGCCAGGAAAGCTCACGTATTCCCTCACGCTCCGACATAAATCCTTTAGGCATCTCTTCTATAAGTGGAACGTCATTAACTTGTGCTACTAGCTTTGCACTGCTGTCATATACATCGATCTGTTTTGGGAACCTGCCATAAGTTACAATATAAGAAAACGGCTTTTTAAGCTGAGTCACTAATACATGAGAACCATCTGGGGAAAAAGAAACTCCACTGTACATCGCACTAGGTAAAAAGGCACTCATAGAACCATCTAGTTGCACTTGCACCAACTTACTTAAGGCCAACTGTTCAAAATTATGCTCGTCAGAGGGGTTTTTAAGAAGGTCTTGATAGGTTCTATTCTGAGCTTTTGAACCATCGCTAGTGGAAATAGTGGGTCCAGAAGGTATTTCTATACTGGTATCTATCAATGCCTTCTTATTATCAGCTAGCATTTTTACCAACAATGATTTTCCATCCTTAAACCAACGTATTGGGTTTCCCATATTGGCATTTACGGTAGCGCTAGTTAGTTTTGTTGCACTAGCTTTTTCAATATCGAGAATCCATACTTCCGTACCACTTTTGGCCGTATGGGTCATGGCCATCATGGACTGGTCAGGAGACCAGTTGACATTAGATAGTTTCGGTTGATCTGGCAAACCAGTGACAAAGGTTAGATCCTCACTGCCTACTTTTTGAACGGCAACTTTATCATAAAAGGTCACACGACTACCTATCTGAGTAGCTGGATTGATGCGCAGGCCTCCCAGTCTCATTTCTTTTTCTGAAAGCTGTTCGATAGACTTATAGGTATCTCTGTAGAGCAATACCATATTTTGAGCACCGTCATCTATAAGTGTTGCTGGTGGTCTATCATAATCCACCAATGCCATTATTTCTTCAGACGGCTGCTGGTAGTTTAATTTTTCCTGAGATGTCGCTTTAGTGAAAATGAAAACGGCGCATATAAAAAAGTAGAAGTAGGTTTTTTTCATGATAGTAAGCTTTTGATTATAAATATAAGGATTACAATTTAATGAATTTTCACCATAGAACACAGGCTCCTAAAAATTGGAGCATTCTGAAGTGCCTCCTTAAAAATATAATTGAGTAATCCTTATTCATTATTTTAGATTCCCACTACCTTTGTATTATGTTTAAAAATGATACTATTGTTGCATTAGCAACTCCTGCTGGCTCTGGCGCTATAGCCGTGATTAGAATCTCTGGTTCCAATGCGCATCGTATTGCAGGAGCTATTTTTGTTCCCGCTTTCGCGAAAGCGGAATCAAAATCATTACAGGAAACCTATAATAAATTAGGAGCAAATACGGTCACTCTCGGACACATCTACAATGGCGACCGAGTAATAGATCAAGTATTATTGACCAAATTTGTCTCGCCAAAATCATACACTGGCGAGCATGTGGTAGAAATATCCTGTCACGGTTCCATATATATACAACAAGAAGTCATTGCGATTTGCTTAAAGAATGGCGCACGCATGGCACAAGCTGGAGAGTTTACATTACAGGCCTTTTTAAACGCAAAAATGGACCTTTCACAAGCAGAAGCCGTAGCCGATTTAATCGCTAGTGAAAGCGAGACAGCACACCAGATTGCCCTACAGCAAATGCGAGGTGGTTTTTCTGGTGAGTTGAAAGACTTGAGAACACAATTACTCAATTTTGCTAGCTTGATAGAGTTAGAGCTGGACTTTAGTGAGGAAGACGTAGCTTTTGCCAACCGTGATGAACTCAGAACCTTATTGAATAACAGTCAGCAAACCTTGAGAAAACTCATCGACTCCTTTGCTTTAGGAAATGTATTAAAAACAGGTATTCCAGTCGCTATAGTCGGCGAGCCTAACGTAGGAAAATCAACTTTATTGAATGCATTACTCAATGAAGAAAAAGCTATTGTAAGCGAGATTGCGGGAACCACACGTGATTCTATTGAAGATGAAATCAATATAGAAGGAGTGCGCTTTAGACTTATTGATACGGCAGGATTGCGAGAAACTACAGATACTATAGAAGGTATGGGCATACAGCGTTCTTATGCAAAGGCTGAACAGTCCAGACTGATTTTATACCTACTAGACGCTACCCAACTCAATACCCCTCCTAGCATTATTCATTGCTTGATGCGCATACAAATCATGCGCGAGAAATTCCCTGATAAACCTCTGGTAGTTGTTTTAAACAAGATCGATCAGATATCTGGACTCGAACATGCTGAAATTACCAAACAAATTCAAAAGAAATCACCAGATACCATTCTGATTTCGCTCAGTGCCAAATCGCACGCTGGTGTAGAAGAATTAAAAACGGCTCTGGTACAAAGTTTTAATAGCGGCGCCCTTTCTCAAGATGATTCTATAGTGAGTAATGCCAGACATTACGATGCATTACAAATGGCCTATAGCTCTTTGCTAGAAGTACAAACAGGAATAGAAAATGATATCTCAAGTGAGTTTCTAGCCATAGACATACGCGCTACGGCAGAGTCTTTAGGTATTATTACGGGTGAAATCACAAATGATGAACTGTTGGGTAATATTTTTAGTCAGTTTTGTATAGGAAAGTAACTACTACAAAGTAAAAAAGTAAAGAACCTCAACAAACTACTACAAACACTATTATTACAATCATTTAAGACATAACAAAGATAACCTTTACTTTGTGTTATTGTCATTCTATTATGTTTCTATTTGTACCTTTGCTGTACCTCACTATGATTATTGAGTTTACTTGTACCTCTAATCATATTGTTTGGCACACTTTGGCACACATAGACACACACAGGCACGCTGTGTCACATAATAATGATTAATGAGTAGTAATATAGAAGTTCAACGTATTTGCATACACTGTAACGATGAGTTCACAGCAAAAACAACTGTTACTAAGTACTGCTCTTTAAAGTGTAGTCAAAAAGCTTATAAGGTCAGAAAGCGTTTAGAGAAAATTAAAGGCTCAAACCAATTAACAGCAAGTAAGAAGCTACAACCTTTTGAAGAACTTAAACAAAAAGAGTTCCTTAATATAAATGAAGTAGGATTGTTGTTAGGAATTAGTAGAAGAACCGTTTACAGGATGTTTGATACTGAGCAGATCACTAAATACAAAATAGGTTCACGATCATTTATCAAAAGAACTGAGATAGATGGAATATTTACAAAACCTCAGCAGAATAAAAAGCTAGCAGCGGTAACTGAATATGATGTTTCCGAATGTTATACCATTAATGAAGTAGTAAATAAGTTTAGTATTTCAAACGGTGCGCTATACAATATCTTAAAGAGAAATGCGGTACCCAAAAAGCAAATAGGAAAGTACGTTTACGTACCTAAAGCGTTGATAAACAATATACTTAACTAAATAGTGATAAGTGAGTAAGAAAAATTAAAAAACAGAATGCTATGGCTATAAAAGTACATTTAAGAACTAAGGAAATAAGCAAAGGACGTTTAAGCCTTTACCTAGATTTTTATCCAGCAATAGAGAATCCGAAAACAGGAAAACTCACACGCAGGGAGTTTTTAAATATGTACTTGTATAATGATAAAGCTGAGGTAAAGAAACAGATAAAAGAAAAAAAAGCAAATGGCAAAAGCATTGATAAAGTTGAGATGCTTTATAAGGAATTAGCACCATTGAATCCAGCTCAAAAGGAACACAATAAAGAAACTCAAAGCATAGCGGAAAGCATCCAGCAGAAACGTCAAAACTTTTTAGATAAGCCTGAAATTTACAGCGAATACGAAAAACAACAGCTTGAAATTAAAAAGAAAGGCGCACTTTGTTTTGTGAAATATTTTAAAACGCTAGCAAATAAGAGAGAAAAAAGTAATCATGGCAATTGGGTTTCCGCTCTTAAATATTTAGAAGACTATACAGGCGGTACATTAAAGTTTGAACACTTAACAGAAAAGAAGCTAAACGATTTTAAAGATTATTTACTGACAACTAAAAGTAATAAAAGCGATAAGGTTCTACTCGCAAATAATTCAGCAGTATCATACTTCAATAAATTAAAAGCAGCAGTTAAACAGTCTTTTCAAGATGGCATAATTTCTTATGACCTCAACGCTAGAATAAAACCAATTAAAGCATTAGAAACAAGACGGCAAGTCCTTACTATACAAGAACTTAATAAGCTTGTAAATACTAACTGCAACAATCCATTATTAAAACGTGCAGCTATTTTTTCAGCACTTACTGGATTGAGGTTCGTTGACATAAGCAAAATGAAATGGAGTGAACTTGAATACATTAGTGATAAGGGTTATGTACTAAACTTCGATCAGCAAAAGACAAAAGGCGTTGAGGTATTACCGATTTCAGAACAGGCTTACAGTTTGACGAATGGAGCGGACAACCCAAACGAAATGCCACAAGATCAAAAGGTATTTAATGAGTTAAAATATTCCGCTT is a window of Nonlabens sp. MB-3u-79 DNA encoding:
- a CDS encoding tyrosine-type recombinase/integrase encodes the protein MAIKVHLRTKEISKGRLSLYLDFYPAIENPKTGKLTRREFLNMYLYNDKAEVKKQIKEKKANGKSIDKVEMLYKELAPLNPAQKEHNKETQSIAESIQQKRQNFLDKPEIYSEYEKQQLEIKKKGALCFVKYFKTLANKREKSNHGNWVSALKYLEDYTGGTLKFEHLTEKKLNDFKDYLLTTKSNKSDKVLLANNSAVSYFNKLKAAVKQSFQDGIISYDLNARIKPIKALETRRQVLTIQELNKLVNTNCNNPLLKRAAIFSALTGLRFVDISKMKWSELEYISDKGYVLNFDQQKTKGVEVLPISEQAYSLTNGADNPNEMPQDQKVFNELKYSAYQNKHLYQWIGAAGITKEITFHCFRHTYATLQLHNGTDIYTVSKMLGHKDLKTTQIYAKIVDEAKREATNKIKLDL
- a CDS encoding helix-turn-helix domain-containing protein, producing the protein MSSNIEVQRICIHCNDEFTAKTTVTKYCSLKCSQKAYKVRKRLEKIKGSNQLTASKKLQPFEELKQKEFLNINEVGLLLGISRRTVYRMFDTEQITKYKIGSRSFIKRTEIDGIFTKPQQNKKLAAVTEYDVSECYTINEVVNKFSISNGALYNILKRNAVPKKQIGKYVYVPKALINNILN
- a CDS encoding Hpt domain-containing protein; the protein is MSLTVLPLIDLRESFDNDKDILGSILDIFMVEVPEDCLLLRQSIESGDYTTAGMQAHKVKSSYRTLGITEMAIILQEIEDRAKNKNNMQDIPNLLAQFNENYEQINAQVLYTKEHL
- a CDS encoding DUF4268 domain-containing protein → MYSKEEAKNVRQQFWTMFGKRYDRKWLLYDTKLKDINLKFSFEDRRALVSIDITHDDTIFRAYYYEKLISLKNIMKEEVSEELIFEENYILESGKTISRVFVMYEGVKIQKQTDWPEVYEFFYTYMDRLESFFREYKDFIDD
- the mnmE gene encoding tRNA uridine-5-carboxymethylaminomethyl(34) synthesis GTPase MnmE, giving the protein MFKNDTIVALATPAGSGAIAVIRISGSNAHRIAGAIFVPAFAKAESKSLQETYNKLGANTVTLGHIYNGDRVIDQVLLTKFVSPKSYTGEHVVEISCHGSIYIQQEVIAICLKNGARMAQAGEFTLQAFLNAKMDLSQAEAVADLIASESETAHQIALQQMRGGFSGELKDLRTQLLNFASLIELELDFSEEDVAFANRDELRTLLNNSQQTLRKLIDSFALGNVLKTGIPVAIVGEPNVGKSTLLNALLNEEKAIVSEIAGTTRDSIEDEINIEGVRFRLIDTAGLRETTDTIEGMGIQRSYAKAEQSRLILYLLDATQLNTPPSIIHCLMRIQIMREKFPDKPLVVVLNKIDQISGLEHAEITKQIQKKSPDTILISLSAKSHAGVEELKTALVQSFNSGALSQDDSIVSNARHYDALQMAYSSLLEVQTGIENDISSEFLAIDIRATAESLGIITGEITNDELLGNIFSQFCIGK
- a CDS encoding T9SS type A sorting domain-containing protein, with the protein product MSKITFFSICLCCFFIGYGQQTQYNIGFEPTDNDGTINYWSTFESPNPTARIIDNPDTDNGTVPVTKVLELVVNQNSACYAGAINVHGALGTWQLDPNVASNLTLSVSINSSIPIGRVGVKMVNATNGTLFEISDAQGNYVGANQWQTLTWNITAGANSGDNINVDQIVFFADWRCGGATRPSDVTLLVDNISWGANRLSSPPAPSCTNGVQDGNETGVDCGGSCPNSCIPDPTSSAPQFSSTGTDLYVYSDIVGPSVTNFIFNSFGGAGTYNEIDLESNGNMSGKLFELDFFGSQWDPVDASAYTYVHLDYYALAATTNFEFFLIDDSLSASVCCGNPAEPKYSFGPNGDEPLVNGQWKSAFIPLSHFSNFNGGWDGTDLKQTKFTGNGTVYFDNIYFSTFNTLSLAQLAPNSFKAYPNPTSDSWELNGGDTLITKVEIYDVLGKQMQTIDAHSSTVTITSAGLKAGVYFAKVSTKQGSSTLRLVKK
- a CDS encoding alpha/beta hydrolase family protein; protein product: MKKTYFYFFICAVFIFTKATSQEKLNYQQPSEEIMALVDYDRPPATLIDDGAQNMVLLYRDTYKSIEQLSEKEMRLGGLRINPATQIGSRVTFYDKVAVQKVGSEDLTFVTGLPDQPKLSNVNWSPDQSMMAMTHTAKSGTEVWILDIEKASATKLTSATVNANMGNPIRWFKDGKSLLVKMLADNKKALIDTSIEIPSGPTISTSDGSKAQNRTYQDLLKNPSDEHNFEQLALSKLVQVQLDGSMSAFLPSAMYSGVSFSPDGSHVLVTQLKKPFSYIVTYGRFPKQIDVYDSSAKLVAQVNDVPLIEEMPKGFMSEREGIRELSWRSDRPHSLHYVMALDGGDPANEVAYRDALYSWEAPFKKGTATELLKTIDRFGGVTYGDEDTAIAYDYWWNTRNQRTYVFDPSDANEQPVIISDRNYQDVYSDPGNFVTTKNKWDQNVLKLHGNKAFLIGQGYSDRGQFPFIDQMDLKSKKTKRLYESSYTDKKENLMEAIDMDKGEILVRIESPTTYPNYYIRDIDRKNDLKQITFFENPFEGLQNVHKELITYKRDDGLELSATMYLPPNYDKSKKEKLPMLLWAYPREFKDKASAAQNTQNPNEFIYPSYGSFVYWVMKGYVVLDDAAFPIVGEGDEQPNDTFIKQLVANGKAAIDAVDELGYIDRNRVAVGGHSYGAFMTANLLAHSDLFAAGIARSGAYNRTLTPFGFQSEERSYWDAPEVYNSMSPFMNAEKVDEPLLLIHGQADNNSGTYPLQSERYFNALKGLGATARLVMLPKESHGYRAKESILHVLWEQDMWLEKYVKNRVTKD